From the genome of Thunnus thynnus chromosome 1, fThuThy2.1, whole genome shotgun sequence, one region includes:
- the cartl gene encoding cocaine- and amphetamine-regulated transcript-like, with the protein MDSSGLLRGLLFVGLLSVLCDGQTSQEVSAEDFGVEKPEPAADRDLIEALEALLGRMHNRISSTEKRGSIPLCGMGDRCAMKFGPRIGKLCDCGRGANCNSYLLKCI; encoded by the exons atggacagctccGGGCTGCTCCGCGGGCTGCTGTTTGTCGGCCTGCTGTCCGTCCTGTGTGACGGCCAGACGTCCCAGGAAGTCTCCGCCGAGGACTTTGGAGTGGAGAAACCTGAaccagcagcagacagagacCTG ATCGAAGCGCTGGAGGCTCTGCTGGGCAGGATGCACAATCGCATTTCCTCCACTGAGAAAAGAGGGAGCATCCCACTG tGTGGGATGGGCGACCGCTGTGCCATGAAGTTCGGGCCTCGCATCGGGAAGCTCTGCGACTGCGGCAGAGGAGCCAACTGCAACTCCTACCTGCTCAAGTGCATCTAA